One Aegilops tauschii subsp. strangulata cultivar AL8/78 chromosome 2, Aet v6.0, whole genome shotgun sequence genomic window, GGAGTCACACCGGcgacccagaacacgttcatGGCCGTGAGCCATAAGGTGGTTTtagtctgccaacgcttaaagTACGTCCTCGTAAACGGGGACGGTTTTAGTGCAGCAGCAAAACCAGAATTCGAAAAACTCCTACACatattaggtttttggattgatGAGTAAATAGGCAGTTTCCGATTAAATTAATCCATGAATGAATCATGAGCATGACATGGACACCATTGATAACACACTGATTACGATCTAACAGAGCATGTACTACGCACATAGTAGAAACATGTACGCATATTGCTAGTACTGCTACAACAGAAAGAAACACGAGAGGGATAAACGATGTATACCCTCCAATCGGCCACGCGGCGACGGTGGCGGTGGCAGCAGCCGCGGCATCCTCAGCGGCCTTCTTGTCGGCCTCGGCCTTCTCAGCGGCGGCACAGTCGGCGTCGGTCGACATGGTGATGACGAAGGTGATGCAGACGTAGATGAACAGAAGCGAGCAGTCGCATAGTCGCTACCCAAAAACCTAATCGCCCGTCTCCCGTACAGGATCCGGAGAGGCGGGGTTTCGGAGGCCTGCTCTCCCGTCAACCGTGTACGCGGTGAACGGGATGTAGTcgccggcggcggcagcagcagaggAACAACGTGGGCGTGGAGGTGGAGATGGAGATGCGTTCGGTTTtcgcggcggctagggttggcagCGCCCTACATATATATGTGCGGCCGTGCGTGGGCCGAACCCACGTCCAAGTCGATAGCCCATgatccgacgtctcagatcgtggcccTACCTGTCAAAGACTCTCCGTTTCTGACCGGCAAAAAGAAGCGCATAGGAGTGAGCTCGGCTcgatcccgcaacccgcggcgagcggaggaggaggagtgcgcgagggcttCTTTTCTtttcaagctccaatagcatgagggagagaatcccttataaaccactccaactctccttccacttccggggtgggactaaactttccaTCACCTTGTCATGCCACctacatgggcccttagagattaaATCTGAAATTATCATATGGGCTCTAGGCCCATCTCATATTTCAACAGGAATGGGGATATGGTGGGCAAACATGATTTCTAAACTGAGAAAGCACGCCGCCACGCTGTCCCTAACCAAACATGAAGACACCCTAAAGAACACTTGACACAGATTTCCCACACCGATGTATGCCAAGTCTGGATCTATGGTCAAACTCTCCGCCTTCCAAGGCCATGCGCAGACGTGGTCTTCTCCGGTGGCCTAACCAGGCCGGGCCGTCGTAGAAGCTCACCACCCTGGATTCGTCCGGCCGCCGCCGAATTCACCAGCGCCTCCGCCGAACACCGTCTGACGAAGACCTTCACTCGAGCTCTCATCTCCTTCTCCAACTGCAACAGACCTCCATCCAAGACCTTCAAAATTTCCCCGGCAAGCCCTCCTTGAACCATCGACTGGTTTTGATCGGGATAAGCAATGCGATCGAGTGTGCGGGCGTTGCGGGCTTGCGGCAGATCGGAATCAGCGACGGTCTACTGCGGCACATGTGCGTGCACATACAGGAACGGAAGTCTCACCAGATCGGATCGCAAGAGGCGGAGCTATGACTCAGGGTGGCGTTAACACAAGCAGTCCGCATACGTCGGCAGCGGCCGCGAGAGCTATATCTcgcttatactccctccgtcccttAATATcttaatataagaacgttttcgATAGGTAGGAGCTCTCACGTGAGGCGTCTAAAGTACCGAGCCGGCCCACTTGCGAATACTTAAAACAAATTGggtagagaaaaagagagagagagagagagagagagagagagagagagagagagagagagagagagagagagagagagatgatcAATCCCAGGATCCCCAGGTTGCAGCGTAGCTCGCTAGTCACCGAGACAACGGCGCGTTCGTGTTAAGTAAGTAGCGCACGACCACATTAAAGGAAAAGAGCCGGTTTTCTACTGGTTTCCGGTTTTTTTGTTTGTTCTTATATTTTCACGagttttttctttgtttctttctatGTTTTACTGGCTTATTACTTCTAGttattttttctttgtttttcttcggttttctttgtttctttcttaTTTCTCACTAGCTTTTTTTCCTGTATTTCTTTTTtcttcattttcttttgttttttatttttctttggttttcttttgttttctctCAGGTTTTCATTCTTTTTATACACATTTTGGCTATATATCTAATATATtttccaaatgcttgattaacattgtttaaattaatatattttttaatacatggttaacattttttctatacacattaaacattttttcaaatgtttGATTAACTTTTTTAGAATAcaacttcaatattttttaatacatgtCTAACATTTTTATACAtatttaaaattttcaaatatttgattaacatttttctattacttttttttcaaatgcttgaatattaacattttttaaatacatgatcaactTTTTCACACTTGTATATTGTTTGtatacatgagaaacattttCTCTATGTACATTTTTCATATGCTTGGTTAATTTCTTTTAAATTGTTTTATGTAAAGTGCTTTTGTAATCGAAATATGTATTTGGCAACCCTGTGCCCGATTGCAAAACTGCCACACCACTCGGTGTCCCTTCGATCGGCATCGCAGCATGATCCACTTTTTTCGGTTCTTCCACTCCTTCCCCGCGCTCGTCCTCTCCTTGAGGCGATGCCGCATCGCGGCTCACATATAGTGGTCGCcggcctgccgccgccgcccgtccgaCGGCAAGCCATGGCGTCGCTGCTGCTGCGCAAGGTGTCGGGCTCCGTGCCACGCCGCACGACTCGGACACCTCCTCATCGTCCTACCACAGCGTCATGCGAGCTCCGCCGGTGCTCGCCTGTGTGCGCTGCCGCCCTGTTCGCGTCTCCTCCACTACTAGCCCGACGCGGACTGCCACCGCACCTCCCGTTTCTTCCTTCCCTTCCTCCAGTCTCATTCAGCACAAGCATGCTCCAGTGAGTCGTTCTGCTCCAAAAGGATCAACAATTTACACGGTAATGTTCCCTACCAAGTACGGACTGTTGATAAAATTGGACCTTGTTTGCTGACAATTAGCTACTGCTAGTGGTAACCAGTTGAGGAGACTCACAGTCTAAAGATGCAGCGAGCAAGGTTGCAAAGCGGAGGCAAGGTGTTCGAAGAAATGTCTGACGGGGATATTCAGCCTGATGTTGTGATGTACACAGTTTGATGGAGCCTGTATACCTCTGTACTGCAGCGTCATGTACCACTGTTCTCTGAATCACTGCAATCAAGGGTTTAGTCTACATTCAATTTAGTTTTCTATGAGAATCCAATTCAGTGAGATGAACAATCCCATTCTGTTCCATCTTTCAAACTAAACATCAGAACGTAACCATTCCATTCCTCAAAAATGTTCTTACCAAACACAAGAACGGGACCGACCCATTCTAGTGGAATGGAACCATGATATTCCGTCCCACTTCATTCtcaaaccaaacacaccctatgtGCAAGTAGCATGGTCATAAGCACTGAAGGCGTGATAACTTTGGTGAAAGCATCGTGGTAACTTTGATCATTGGGAAGAAATTTGTTGAACCCCGGCCCCCGGTAATTTCTGTAAATAGCACGATAATATTCACGCCATAGACCTGACAATTTAGATACAAAATCATGGTAACTTTAACCATTGGGGAAGAAAAATGTGAAAAGATACCTGATAATTTATGTGTAAATAGATGGTAATATACACAGCGCACATCTGATAACTGAGGTAGAAACACCATGGTAACTTTGACCATAGGgaagatttttttaaaaaaagatACTCCGGTATCTTCTGTGTAAATAGCACGGTACTATACCTCCCTCCCCTGGTATTTTATGTGTAAATAGCATGAAAACATATGCACTGCGATAACTAAACACCATGATAAGTTTTTGACCcgtgggggggggggattttGTTGAAACATACCCCTGATAAATTTTGTGTAAATAGCATGATATTTTAAGCACTGCGGGCTTGATAGGTTACCTAGAATCACCATGATAACTATTTGTCCCAGGAAAAAGTTGTTCAAAACACCCCCGATAATTTTTGTGTGAATAACGTGATAATATAAGCACCGCGTAACCGATAACTTACAATATAAACATGATGGTAACTTTTTACCAAAGGAAAACAAGTTGTTAAAAACATACACTCGCCTCGCCGGACCTCTTAGATGAACACAACACATGGTGTGCCACTGAAAAGCCACATAATGTTTAGTGTCATGAGGGGCACACGTGCTCGTGGGTTGGCCCGAAAAACGGCCCACTTTGACCCGCTATAGGTGTGATAAGTTACGCAAAAACATCGTAGTAATTTTTGACCTATGGAAAAAGTTATCGAAACACACCCAGGTTTTTAGGTATAAGTATCATGATAATATACGAACTGTAGACCCGGTAACTCATGTACAATCCCCCATGGTAACTTTGACCAGGGGCGAGGTTGATGTACACATACCCTGATAACTTATGTGTAAGTACCACGGTATTTTACACATCGAAGACCTTATAACTTGTGTACAAAACACAATGGTAACTTTGAAAGGGGTGTAGTTGTTGAAACATAGTACCTGGTAAGTTCTATGTAAATAGCACGGTAACTTACGCATCACAGGCCTGATAACTGGCATGCAAATACCATGGTAACTTTGTCCTGAGGGGAAATCGTGGTAATTTTCTGTACTTTTTGTAGTAACAAAATTGTAAAAAAAAGGGGTCAAAACGATTAGTTTCTTTAGTTTGAGCAACAATTACCTAAGGGTGAGTTGGTTGTGGTGGCGCGCTTTGGTGCCAAGGAGGTGTGGGTTCGAATCCCACATGTGCAATATTTTTTTATCATGTGGTAGACGTGAAGAAGTGGCAGTTTTCTCGGGAGTGGGCGCGCGAGATGTACGGGAGAAGCAGGTTTCTCGGGCGAGCTTGCGGGGTCGTTCGGGAGAAGGCGGGGTCAAAGGAAGGGGATCGTGTGGTACTTTAAAGTTAAAGAAGTAGAGGTATGACAGTTTTGCTTATATGGCACACATGTGCCAAATATCACAGTCTTTTGTAATATAATTATTTAGAATATTTGAAAGTAAAAAAGAAAATTGGAAAACAAAAATATGAAAACAAAAGAAAAGTAAAAAGAATAAAAAcataaaagaaacagaaaaaacgAGGCTGTGGCCTCAggcgagctgggccggcccagtatgGCTGTCCTTCAGGCGAGGCTGGATCCAACTCGGCTGAAGTGAGGTATAGCCGCGCCCGGCAGCTTACAGACCGATTCGATCGATCGGTCCCATAATCTTTTAATTAGCATAGCTTTATTAACATTTTTAAGTTATGCTAACAAAAAATTAGCCagcatgattttttttcaaattattTACTTTAATTTTTTAAGTaaattaaattttggaatacatGTATTGAAAATATAATTGAAATATAAACAAAAGTCAAGCAAAAAAAAGAGTGAAGAAACATAAAAAAATTGGCTAACCTAAAAGTTGGGCGCCCCATTACTTCTGCCTGGGAGGGCGCTCCTTCAATGAGACCTTAACTTAGGCACTCTCGAGCAAGGCAGAGGTACAGAGGGACGTGGACGCAACGGTGGGCTACAGCTGAGTAGAGGTGCTAGTCGAGTTGGTTGTGCGTGTGCTAAGGCCAGAAGtgccgaaatcactaattaaggggTACCCTTTGCAAAGGTCACTCCCCACCTTCTCTCGTACTGAGTGTGACTTATCGTAATCTAGGAGCATTTTCCTACGtttgtttttttttaaacagTTTACCTCTTGAACCGGGCGTCCAAATGCTGAACCGTATGTACATTTCTGCATCACGGTTTTTATTCCTTACATAAATGGAGGGAGGAGTTTTTTGTTTCGAGTTCGCATTTCCAAGTTAGTTACGCTTGTGCACTGTACGAGTAGGATCCACATTACCAAGTCCCCACATTATTACACCGCCTAACAAAGAGTGCTTCACTTTCTATAAATTTGATGATGCGTGGAGGGGATTCCTCGTGCAAAAGAGCATGCCCTTGGATGGATCCTACTCCGTGACCTTGAGCCGACACCGGTCGAGGATGTCAGTGACGTCGTCGTGCACGGCACGCTTCAGTTCCTCCACCCACGCCCGCATGCTCTCGTCGGTGATGTTCCTCCTATTAGCATCGGCAAGGAACTTCTTGAGGTCCCTGAGCTTGACTTCAAGGTCGTCGATCTCGCCGGAGACCCTGGTCAGCATGGCCACCTTATCTTTGGCCATCTCGGCGAGCATGGTGGCGCCGTAGGATGCCAAAGCAACCAGAATCCCCTCCATGGGTTGCATGGTTTGCTGGCTGGAGCTACACCTGAAAACCTGCACGCATAATAAAATTAGTCCTCTCTGGTAATCTATAGAGAGTTTCCTTGAACTAAAATCGAGGTCATCTGTTCTAGAGGAGAAGGTAGAGCAGTCTGCTAGTGAAACTAAGCAAGCACCTGAGATGGATCTTCTTCCTTATTCCTTTGCTAGAGCAACTAGCTTGCTGGTGGAAGTGTGGCTTATTTTGTATACGATCTATATATCCATCTATTCTGGGCTATTTAGCCTTTTTCTTTGAGCCAATTAAGTTTCATGCTGCCACGACAGATAGAATAAGGGTTATGGCCATCATTCACACAAAAAGAAGAAGATGCCAGGCGTATGGTTCGGTGCGAGGCACCTATATCTATCCATATACTTGTCGCGCGCATGTCCACTACCTTCCTGCAAGCAGCACCTGATTCTGTACACTGATGATCGACATGGAATTCGTTGCTACCCTAAAAAATATCTTGTATTCTCTTGCTCTGCTTTAGTTAGCGGCAACTTCAGAACCTGAAACCTACTAAGTTGCTTCCTTCCTGAATACACAGCTTCAGAACTTTGAATAACAATTCATTATAATCGGAGTACAACACTAGTAACATGCAACTTTTCTATTCGTCCACAGCACGCACTGATTACAGTTTGAGTGGGTTTTTCGCTCCGTTTTTACTAATATAAatcaaattatgaataaataccacactatagcatgtaagctttgagtcatatatgcatgatgtagatgttcgtttaatttcTATAGTTCACCTCATTCAAAATTATTGAACATGACATATCTTGTATTGCTATTCCTATCTTCTCTAGCCTTGTATAGTTGACTCCTAGAGATATGGTAGGATTAGTTTCCCTGTCACGCAAGACATCCTGTGTATATATTGTAACCTACTCCATGGAATACAATGAGTTGCATCCTACACCTttctacatggtatcagtttACCCTACGATCTCCATTGCttccgccccgcgccgccgctgccgcaccTTCCTGTAGCCACCGCCGCGCTTCCTCAACCCTAGGCCGCCGCCGCACCCGCTCTCCCGCAGCCGCAGCCCCCGCAACTcacccaacccccccccccccccccccccccccccccccgccgctaCTCTCCCGTAGCCGCCGCCGCACCCCTCCCAAACCCTAATTCACCGCTGCCACCTCCTCGCAGCCGCCACCCTCCCCCCTCCCACGTAGCCACCGCCTTACGCCGCTGCCATCTTCTCCCTCCACCACCTCCCAAAACCCTAACCGCGCCACGCTCCTCCCCCACCATGTCTCGCTCCAAGGCCGACCCCTCCGACGCCGGCTCCTTTGCCGGTGCCATGTTCACCTCGGATCGCCTCAATGAGCTCCACATCAAGGATCATGTGCCCGTCATCCTCGACCTCGACTTGCCGTCCTACAACGCATGGCGCACCTACTTCGCGCTTTTGTTCCGCTCCTACCGTCTCATCGAGCACGTTGATGGGAGCGTCGACTTCCGCGACATGAAGGACGACGACGAGTGGCTTGCCGTGGACGCCTGCATCGTCAAGTGGTTCTTCCTCACCATCTCTCCAGGCCTCTTCAACATGGTGAACTCCCGTGACCCCTCGGCGTACGCCATGTGGACACGGCTGTGCGATCTCTTCCTCGACAATCAGCTCCAACGCCGTGTCTTCCTCCAAGGGGAATTCTTCACTATGCAGCAAAACGTTCTTTCGATCGATGAGTACTGCACGCGGCTGAAGGTTCTCGCCGACGAGCTGCGCGACGTCGGCATGAACATCGAAGACTCCGTCCTCCTCACCAACCTCCTTCGGGGCCTCCACCCCGACCTCGGCCAGACCGCCGCCAACCTCTCCCTCGTCACGCCGACGTACACGAAGGCGGTCACGTACCTTCGTATGGAGGAGAAGCGCCTCCGCCACTCCGCCCGGCAGGCGACCCACGCCGCCCTTCACGTCGGCCTCGCCGCCAGCCACGGTGCTTCCCCAACCCTGCCGGGGCCGCGCGCACCCGCGCCCTCCGGTGGCCGCAAGCAGAAGGGTCGCTGGGGCCGCGGCCGCAACTCCAACACGAAGCCGCGCCCCCCGCGCCCGCGGC contains:
- the LOC109735544 gene encoding uncharacterized protein, with protein sequence MQPMEGILVALASYGATMLAEMAKDKVAMLTRVSGEIDDLEVKLRDLKKFLADANRRNITDESMRAWVEELKRAVHDDVTDILDRCRLKVTE